TGATTTGGGATGAGGCCAGCTACATCTCTTTATGTTAACCTCCAAGTCCCCTAATATTAGGGGAATTGGGTGTTGGAAAACATGCATTTTCATGGCCAAGACTCACTTAAAGGCTGAATTTTATGTTTGTAACACACGCCAGGAAGGGAAGTGAACTTATGTTGCTGTAGGAggggatgaggtgggggtggCCAGCCCTGTAGGCCATGTGGACAGCACACTGGGGAGCAGTCTGTGCTCTCAGATAGCTCCCTGTGGTGGGAGATGCTGGGATAGATGTACCCTTCGCCATGGTCCCACTATTGACATGCCCCCAGCACCTCAAAATGCTACACTGTTGGCTAGAGGCCATGCCCTTCATTCTAGGGTTCCCAGGCTGAGCTTAGAGTCAGCTGCTTCTGGCGGGAGTTGCTTACACACAAAGGAAGCCAATACTGCCTCAGAAGTGGACAGAGCATAGCCCcggggagtggggatgggggtgggggagaaagtgTGTCAGCAACAGCTTTTACAGGAAGGGGGTGAATGACTGGGCCTTGGTGGGTGAGGGGTGCTCTGCCAGAGCAGGAAGGGGTTGGCAGGGCAGGCCTAGATGAGCAACAGTATGGTGCTCTGAGAGCGGAAGTGCTCTGTACTCACAGCCACCAGCCCTGTAGAGGGTACAAACACTGCTTGCACCCAGAGCTCCTCCAGGCCTTCTCCGTCTCCAAGTAGATCACCCTCAACATTTCTGATGCCCACTGGTCCCCTACAGCTTTATTGGCATGGACGGTTTTTCACTGCCAGAAGCCTGGGTTGTGGTTCTCACAAGGAAACTTTGGTGACAGTGTAGAGATGGTGGGGTGACCCAGAGGTAACTGGCCTCTTCCTAGCAGGGCCAGGGGTAGGAAAGACACCTCCCATTTCTGGTCTTGTGATGCATAGAGGGAGCACAGCTCACAAGATGGCGAGCCTGGGCTGGAGATGGCAATGCAGGAGTGGGAGCGTTCCTGACACACAGAGCCCTGAGGTGGTAGCAGGCAGAACTGTGGTGTTGTGGGGATCAACAGCATCGGGCAGAGTGGGGATAAGGGCAAGACTCTGCAAGGCAAACAGGATAGGGCAGCACAACACAGCACAGAGCTAAAAGCGGAGTTACTCGAGGGGCCTGACTTGTGGTCCCTGACCAGTACACCCAGCCCACAGTTGACTGTTGTTACCTAAGTTGTCAGCACCTCCAGAAGCACTCCTGCAGTTGCTACTGGTGTGAGGGGCAGGTTTCAGCATGTCTAGATGTGCAGGTTTGGTCCAGACCTCACCTGTCAATGACCAGCTCCAGCAGCACAGCGTGGGACAACTGGGTGAACTCAGGGTCCCCTGGCACGTGGTCATAGTGCTCCAGAAGTGCCACCATGTCAAGGTCACAGGCTACACGGTCAGGGAACTTCCAGGAGGGGAAGCGCACGGGCCCAGCACGGGAGAACACATCCACAATGGTGCCCTGCAGGTCGGTGAGGTCCTGGCGCAGGCTATCCATGCAAGCCTGGCTGCCTAGCAGGTGTGCCATCCCCACAGCTCCTGGAGTTGAGAGAGGAGCCATGGCCAGCCAAAGTGCTGTGGCTACTGCCAGGAGAACCTTATAAAACTCCTGACCTGTCTAGGTGTTCCACATCCAAAACCCACCTCTGATTTTAAGGGAGAAATCTTGAGTGCTGGGGCCTTTAGAACCTGGTTCTGGATGTCTCAGTCAGCCGGCCCCCTTTCACCTGCTCATTCCTGTGGCTACCCTACTTCCTGTGAACCTGCATGCCCCAGGCCTCACTGGCTGTATAGGAACAGGTGTAAGTCTCCTACCTGTAGGGAATAGAGGAAGCCATGAATGCATGAAGTCCTGAATACATGTATGCTATTGACATGGGCACAGCAATAGCAAGGGCTCCAGAGGgaagtggcaaagccttccctgggGTACTGAGTACAAATGTTGACAGTGCAGTCAGACTGTGTCTACCACCACTGCTCCCCACTACCCCTGCCCTGGATGTTCATAGCCTGAAGACTGCTCCCTACCGAGACTGCACCTACCAAGATTAGCTAAGCCTGTCTCCTCAATCCAGCTGTACACCATAAACTCTGcgtccttgttcagctgtatgcCGAGCCTTTCCTCCCTGTCCAACTCTATACAACAAACACACTCTGCTTCTGAGATGCTGTGGCTTCTCTACCCAACCCAgcttttctttgggtctgtattTTCTTCATTCCATCTCTGCTCCCAGCCAGGTCCAAGTCAGGAGCCATGCTAGATCAGGCACCTGATCTCCTCTCTGACACAAGCAAAGCACATTGTAGCTTCAGCATAACAGGGAATGCTAGGGCCCTCCCCACACCCTGCTCTCACTCCACCCCTGTAATCCTGTGGACTGTGCCCTTGGAGCTCATCACTGCAGGACCCGGTCACCAAGTCTGAGACTTGAGGACCAGCCTGGGCCCAAAGGCACTGGGAAACTCAGAGAAACCCAGGGTGCTGCTGGGATCTGAGGTGGACTCTGCATTTCCTGGAGGACTAGTTCTGCCCTTACCTCTCACAGATGTTTGCCCATGAAGCTGTAGTGAGGGACTATGTTCTGTTTGTGAGCTAGGCTGTAAGGCTTGGGGCTCTTGCAGGTGCCTGGCTTTCTGGCTCCTGGCTTCCTGGTTCAGGTACAGTGCTGGCCGCAAGCGGCCCTCCCATCCCTAGGAATGGATGCACAAGAGAGTGAGTGAGCACACAGTCAGGAGGGCTTCCTAGGAGATTGGGTGGGAGCCGGCaagaggcaagaagaagaaatgtcCCAGGCTCGAGGACAGGGATGAGGAAAAGACTGCAGACCGTGCACACCTTCAGCCTGACCACGGTGGGTACACTCCAGCAGTGCTGCTTCCCCAAACCTGTCCCTTTCATATGGAAGAGGAAGAACTGGAACCCAGAGACGtcactcaggcagcaggaagtttCAGTCTAGCATATTTCTTTCATGCTTAGGCCGTGCTGCTTCTAGAGCAACTGTGTGCAAAAGAAGTATAGCACTAGGAATTGGGGCTTGGGAACTGGAAAACTGCAGAAGCACAAAGGccgctttcccctcccccttccttgaAAAAGGCTGTAAAACTCCGGAACTCtgactcccctccctccttcattgaCGACCTCATATGCTAAGCATCCTGTAGAAAATCTGGTTGGTAAGGAATGTCACAGGAGACTGGAAAGAAAAGTCTGCAGCCAGtatgatggctcagtaggtaaaacacttgccacacaagGCTGACAACCAGAGTTCAAGTCTTAGAACTCAGATGGTACAAGGAGCACATCCGCTGaccgccacacacacactatgacagatgcatgtgtgtgtgcgcacatcaatacattttataataGGAAGCAGGTTTCAATGTGACTTGCTTCCCACAGGCTTGTATATTGGTAGCTTGGCTGCCCACTGATGAGCTTTGGGGAGGTGACTGGCTCTTGAAGGTTTTGATATAGTCAATGGGTTCGTGGCCTCATAGGTGCATACTATGTTGGCATCACTGGGAGGTAGTAGAAAGTAGAaggatagccgggcgtggtggcgcatgcctttaatcccagcactcgggaggcagaggcaggcggatcgctgtgagttcgaggccagccaggtctacaaagcgagtctaggacagcctaggctacacagagaaactctgtctcgaaaaaccaaaaaaaaaaaaaaagaaagaaagaaagaaagtagaaggtGGGGTGTGGTTGGAAGGAGGGCTGTGCCTTGCCCTGGCCCTTGCTCTGCTGTTACTCTCTGCTTCCTATCTTCCAAGAGGTGAAGAAGTTCTGCCTCCACATGTTCCTGCCACCAATGTGTTTGTGTCACCACCAGGCCAGCATCAACAAGGGACTTGAGTCTCTAAACCAGACAGCCAAAAATGAATCTTTCCCCTTTTAAGCAACAAGAAAAGATGTCTTAAGTTTCCCCTCTCTAGTACTGTTAAAGCACATACTTTTATCCTCTggttatattttttgttgttgtttgttttggtttttttgagacagggtttctctgtgtagccttgggtgtcctggactcactttgtagaggctggccttgaactcacatcaatctgcctgcctctgcctcccaagtgctgggattaaaggtgtgcaccattatgaCCAGCTCCAGTGATATTTTTTGAATGACTGTTCATAAAACTACAAAGATTTCCTGGTGTCATTGGGGTCTTTGTTTCTGAAAGTtccaaaacataaaattttatttacttatttattttaaatcatgtgatggtttgaatgagaatggcccccataggcttatatgtgtgaatgtttggttcccagttagtggaactgtttgggaaggattagggggtgtggccttgtggggggggtgtgtcactggatgtgggctttgaggtttcaaaaggtcTAGCGTCCATCTCTCTCCGTGCCTGCATCTTTCAGATCAGATGTGAATTCTCAGCTACTCCTccaacaccatgcctgtctgcctgcctgcctgctgcctgcttgcttgcctgcctgctgcctgctgcctgctgcctgcctgcctgccactgtgaTTCCCACCATGATCATCATGGATTCGTCCCTGTAAGCAAGCCTTCAGTTAAATGCAtccttctataagctgccttgctcatggtgtctctttgcaccAGTAAATAGTAACTAAGATAAAACATTTGAatgtttaagttatttattatattttatattaatgaatgctttgcctgcctgcatgcaagGGTATCCTGTGCAGACCTGGTGCCTtctgaagtcagaagaggacatcatatcctctagagctggagttgccAATGGTTGTGAGCTTCGTGCAGGTGCTAAGAACTAGACCtgtgtcctttgcaagagcaaccagtaACCTCTGAGTTAACTTACAACCCTCACAGAAAAActtttacaaaatacatttttatgcttttctgtctttttttttagacTAGTCTGTCTtccaactcagaaatctacctgtctctgcctcctaagtcttgggattaaaggtatgtgcacTTGACcctgcttttcttattttccttccttccttccttccttccttccttccttccttttaacaTATGTCTTATTAGTTTTAGGGACCTCAGTCATAAACCTTGTGATGAGTAACTTGAAATACTACTTTCCCTCTCCTAAACTATATCAAAAGGTCTaaaaagaaagctggagagatggttctttTATGGAGGACCC
This DNA window, taken from Acomys russatus chromosome 22, mAcoRus1.1, whole genome shotgun sequence, encodes the following:
- the Ccdc157 gene encoding coiled-coil domain-containing protein 157 isoform X4, with the protein product MAATQRKAAEASERTSGPAPSPRRTLRPAPWARRRDASLPWQRTGRPAKGSRDPRGRRRSWGGSVRRLSTELRLRRRRQGWEGRLRPALYLNQEARSQKARHLQEPQALQPSSQTEHSPSLQLHGQTSVRVATALWLAMAPLSTPGAVGMAHLLGSQACMDSLRQDLTDLQGTIVDVFSRAGPVRFPSWKFPDRVACDLDMVALLEHYDHVPGDPEFTQLSHAVLLELVIDR